aaataataAATCCCGCctcgtgtccaatcactgtgctgtgatttgttacagcacaagctgatttttgggaaggggaggcgggggggggggagtgtccctgaatggtagtttggaaatgtggtcaccctacttggcACAGAGATAAGCAATGGCAAGGTGGCCGCCACtcatctctatgcccttggaggaccagaacgatgtcatgacatcacttccagttctTAAGTTTCttaaagcaaaagataaaaaataaataaataatgtttttgcttttaaaaggtAGAGAAGAGATGTGGTGTCttattgacccccagatctctccataaagaggacctgtcatgctgtaCTGCTAtctcaagggatgtttacatttcttgtgatagcaataaaagggataaaacattttttaaagggatggtgtaaaaataaaaagtgcaataaaagaaataataaataaataaatatatatatatatatatatatatatatatatatatatatatatatatatatatatatatatatatatatatatatatatatatatatatatatatataataaaacattcaagaTGTTTCTATTGGGGCATTTTTGGCCCCATACACTTCAGTGGGGGCATATGAAAAAAATGCATAAGGGCTAGTCCACACTAGTggttgggggcgggggggggggggggaaaacccCGACTTTTACTCCCCCACACACTACTCTCTATAGCTGCTCCTCTTTATACCCTCTGTCACTTTCAGCAGGCATTACACCCGCTAAACGCAACACAATTAAGTCCTATTGCCACTCTGCAAACACCATACAAATGAGTGCAATTCACGTGGTTGTGGTATGCCAGTGGGGGGGCGTGAGGGGTTAAACGAATGGGTCGTGTTCAGTGGGCGCTACACCTGCCTAAAGCAACAGGGGGTATTGCTGTCATGGCTGCAAAGCATCATGGCCGCACCATGTGTGcgcgcccacccccccccccccccgccaatgcCCCTGCAGCTAAAGAGGAAAgtggttggggaggggggagccacgcccccccaccccctagtgtgaaTGAACCCTAACAGACACTTTATCTTCACTCCTCTTCCACAATGTTCTGCAACAATATAAAGAGTCTAGACAATAAAAATGAAGATACATTTACCCCAAACTGGGGGAAAACTTACCTTTTAAGACTGACTCTTTGATAAGTAGTAGCTGTGCCCCCTCGCTCTGGTTCTTTGATGAATAGTGGTGGTGCCCCCTCGCTCTAGTTCTTTGATGACTAGTGGTGGTGCCCCCTCGCTCTGGTTCTTTGATGAATAGTGGTGGTGCCCCCTCGCTCTGGTTCTTTGATGAATAGTGGTGGTGCCCCCTCGCTCTGGTTCTTTGATGAGTATCGGCTGTGCCCCCTCGCTCTGGTTCTTTGATGACTAGTGGTGGTGCCCCCTCGCTCTGGTTCTTTGATGAGTAGCGGCTGTGCCCCCTCGCTCTGGTTCTTTGATGAGTATCGGCTGTGCCCCCTCGCTCTGGTTCTTTGATGAGTAGTGGCTGTGCCCCCTCGCTCTGGTTCTTTGATGAATAGTGGTGGTGCCCCCTCGCTCTAGTTCTTTGATGACTAGTGGTGGTGCCCCCTCGCTCTGGTTCTTTGATGAGTATCGGCTGTGCCCCCTCGCTCTGGTTCTTTGATGAGTAGTGGCTGTGCCCCCTCGCTCTGGTTCTTTGATGAGTAGTGGTGGTGCCCCCTCGCTCTGGTTCTTTGATGAGTAGTGGTGGTGCCCCCTCGCTCTGGTTCTTTGATGAGTATCGGCTGTGCCCCCTCGCTCTGGTTCTTTGATGAGTAGTGGCTGTGCCCCCTCGCTCTGGTTCTTTGATGAGTAGTGGTGGTGCCCCCTCGCTCTGGTTCTTTGATTAGTAGTGGTGGTGCCCCCTCGCTCTGGTTCTTTGATGAGTAGTGGTGGTGCCCCCTCGCTCTGGTTCTTTGATGAGTAGTGGCTGTGCCCCCTCGCTCTGGTTCTTTGATGAGTAGCGGCTGTGCCCCCTCGCTCTGGTTCTTTGATGAGTAGCGGCTGTGCCCCCTCGCTCTGGTTCTTTGATGAGTAGCGGCTGTGCCCCCTCGCTCTGGCAGTCACAGCTTTGGCTCCTCGTACAGAGGAATGATAGAAATGTGTTGGCTTCCCCAGGGCAGGATACATGGCAGTGACGTGTGGACGGTATCGGGAGTGACAACACTCCGCCACAACTAAATATCTTCCACTGACAAGCTACTCAGTGCAGAGTGAGATCCCTGAAATAGACAccaattaaagcagaactccggacaacaaaaacttttctttaaatatattCCCTAATCCCTAAAATTCACAAAAGATATAAATCCACATTGTGTTCCCTGTATCCCTTTCCAAACacagatattaccttgtaaaaggaGCAATGAGATAGCCAGTGAAGAGAGCAGAGCTGAGGGAGGGGCCCAgcgggctccacccactacaagctgcctgcagaaaactacaggagggggcggagacaagacctgcCCTCCTGCACAAAGAGTGCagcgctgtgggaggggcccaacaggccccatatatatatatatatatatataaataatacaccccctatatatacatatacccaCCAACTATAcataatacaccccccatatatacatattatacacccccaatatatatacacatattccccccccccccccaaatatacatatagtacaccccccatatatacatatgtagcgctcacccccgaagaagccactggttatagattgggtggcacgttacctctgtgactccgccgtctagggtagatgatgagagccaaagcaatggaatgtccacacagcaggtgtcttttcttgtgcttttattttacccaacacggtaaacagtaaaacttgaggtagatagcaaaGATGTATGAGGAGAAGAAATAACAGATTCAGGCTTAACAATACGGAAACAGTCCTGTTTCCAATGACACTTTgcttttcgtcgccactccagccggagtgggcatagtgtacccggacaggcctctcacaccgacctggcacccggggggtatcactcggaactttgagggaaacaagtctctgccacagacccttcctagaacttagatcatggagaaATCCTCCTTAGTAATATttgtgcctggatctccttcaggtagttctcaattgggtcaccgactgacaggtggctaacATCCAACCTTTCCGTGTCCAgttacctcgatccccgatggatcgttgaggccctgttggattgttagcctctcttggctctcctcaggcggactccccaccgaacagctatcttgcttgggatagtatcggtattcggtatcggcgagtacttgaaaaaaagtatcggtacttgtactctgtcctaaaaaaagtggtatcgggacaaccctacatatAATCATAGCTTATTACTGTATATTCTGCATTGctgtctcttaaccacttaaggaccgcctcctgcacatttacgtcggcagaatggcacggctgggcacatccacgtacaggtacgtcctgtgctagtgcccagccgtgggtccgaagctccgggaccactggacccgatcgccgctggagtcccgcgatcagtctccACAGCTTCCCCGTCCccagtaaacacagcttccccgttcttcactgtggcggctgcatcgatcgtgtgttcccttttatagggaaacacaatcgatgacgtcacaccgacagccacacccccttacagttggaaacacatattaggtcatacataacccctttagtgcccccttgtggttaactcccaaactgcaattgtcattttcacagtaaacaatgcatttttatagcattttttgctgtgaaattgacaatggtcccaaaaatgtgtcaaaattgtccgaagtgtccgcggtaatgtcgcagtcacgaaaaaaatcgctgatcgccgccattagtagttaaaaataaataatttataaaaatgcaataaaacgatccccttttttgtaaacgctataaattttgcgcaaacaaaccgataaacgcttattgcctaattgtaagtgcaatttttattaaaccctcttctattttcatacgttatacgctatgagaggtccttcttctttttttggtttatgactcttcggattgtatgctgagctataccgtggttatcttgacggctaaggtattgggagaccagacttcccacaggccctattagactgatgcaaaacagtcttttcatctggtaagcaggcaatcttatccttcctcacgggtgtattggtgacagcttacctcacatcaatcaagagtctttcacattgtctgcacaatccacttttctttcacaaggaaaatcactggatagagtcatatgaactttgtttcgtggctttttaagactttttcttcatatattcatctgcatttttatgttttttcttattctggctaaattttcagtttattccggaatgacttttttgtttattattaatttatatgagcacattatcactcactagcgctgcactgtttttctcttttttatgttaccaagttgttgtacacaatttagtgctagcagctatttacatttatatttcaatatttaatttagcgcagcgtcaaccttttggtttttctttatatatacatataatacaccccccccatatatatatacatataatactcccccccatatatatatatatatatatatatatatatatatatacatataatacacccccccatatatatatacatataatactcccccccatatatatatatatatatatacatataatacacccccccatatatatatatatacatataatactcccccccatatatatatatatatatatacatataatacacccccccatatatatacatatactacaCCCCCCAAATATACGTATAGTactcccccccatatatacatataatacacctatctaaaatatatatatttattatatatatatatatatatatatatattttttttttttacctcctgaAGATAGATCGGTAGCTATCCATCTTCagggggtaaaaaaatatatcaaatatatataatatataatttttttttttttaccctctggagatatatatctctatctccaggaggtaaaaaaattgtaaataatatataatgggccagattcacatagatcagcggatctatagatccgctcgatctacgcgATTTAAGAtctgctcccgcaagtttgagaggcaagtggctaattcacaaaccacttacctccaaacttgcggcggcggatcctaaatcccccggcggaattcaaattccgcggctagggggagtgtactatttaaatcaggtgcgttcccgcgccgatttaaatgcgcatgcgccgtccggggaatttcccggcgtgcattgctcccactgacgtcactaggacgtcagtggtttcgacgtgagcgtgacttgcgacgcgcgtgtttgtgaatcggcgtacgcttacgacgttaaaaaattcaaattcgacgcgggaacgccggctatacttaacattggctgcgcctgataaaagcaggggtaagtatacgacgggaaagccgctacggaaacgacgtaagaacactgcgtcgggtccgcgtacgttcgtgaatttgcgtatctcgctgatttacatattatttatcgtaaatcagcgggaacgcccccggcgccatttttaaattgaaaaaaagatccgacagtgtaacacagtgtaacactgtcagatcttagccctatctatgcgtatctgattctatgaatcaggcgcatagataggaccagtgtaagtcagagatacgatggtgtatctgtagatatctgtagatacaccgtcgtatctctttgtgaatctggcccaatgtgtttatatatatttataaattatatatttatttttttacctcctggagaatatatatatatatatatatatacacacagatagaaatatacatacataatatatatatacacacacactgattcAGTCACTAAGGGGTTAATAAACAAAGTGACAGTTGGGTCAAGTGAGCTGGAATGTTCTGTTGCCATAGCGACTGAGCTGTGTTGTGAAACGGCCAGTGTTGCCATAGCGACCTATCTGAGCTGTGTTGTTAAACGGCCAATGTTGCCATGGTGACATGTCTGCCACCGTGACACTGTGACATCATCATCTGAGCCTTTATAAACAATGCGCAGGGTGAATCTGTCATTTGAGATCAAGACTCTGAGACGATCAGAAGTGTTCTGACTGCTCTGAGAATTCTCATTCGATTTACTAAGCAATTTATTCAGATCTATCTGATTAGATAagcgaataataataataataataaattcattTCCTTGTCACATTTCTTTATATCTTTTCGTGACAAATTTTGGAAAAATGAGCCTTTGGAAAACGATTGCCGTTTTCTGCATTCTTCTGGCTCTTGGTGTAGAATATTCTCACGCCGGGCCAGTGTACGCCCGTCTGGATGTTACAGCTGGCTCTAACGTATATATCCCGTGTAAGGTCCGCACCGATCTTCTATCTGATGCAAGGAGTGTTAAGTTGGAGTGGGGAATGACTCCGGAAGGAGGAGGTCCCTACACCCTTATCCTGAAAGATGATGTGTACGATCAGGTGAAAAACCCGCAGAAGGATTATGTGCAATGTGGTATTATGATCCACTCGATCTGGTATAGACACATCGGAACCTACGAGGCCAGATTAATCGTGGACGACGTCCCGTATGAGCCATTCATGGTGGTCATCGTCCATGTGACTCGTGAGTGTTACAGCTTTTGGTTTATTGTTCAATCTATGGGGGGGTCTACTGTGGGGGTGGGACCAGGACCAGGCTGGGCAGGTCCAGCTCAGAGGGGCTTCTGGGTAAtttgtttaaccctttccctgccagttttcccccccccccccacacaatacgaAATCTTATACAGAAATCCCCCCACACAGGAGACATCTGGTGATTACAATGTGATGTATTGTATCTCTTCATCACTTCTCACACTATACAATGAtattacatttaaagcggagctccaccaacttttataactcctcctcctcctcacccctcACTAATCTGTGCACTGGAAACAAATTGGatactttttttccctctagcacTTTCTGTGTAAAttgagtattttttttcccttcctcctcctccttctctcgcCGTCATTTCCGGgtttgcaatgcctcctgggagatcatGTGCGTCATCAATGGGGCGTCGCGTTTTTTTTGGCGAACCAGAAATTACGCGACGCACATCTGGCGCCATGTTTTAAAAGGGCAGCCAGGCTTAGTTGCCATGGTTACACAAAGCTTCTTATACACAGTGATgggtgatgggggggagggggctggaaAATCTCAGCTCTGATTACATACAGAgcccgggggaggggacagacacacTTATCATTTACAGTAGAGGaatatgatgggggcagttttgatggggcagtttAATAGGGCCAATTTTGATTGGGGAAGTTTAATAGGGGCAAATTTGATGGGAGCAGTTTGATGGGGGCAATTTTGATGGGGGCAGTTTGATGGGGGCAGAGGGACATTTGGAATAGATTTATAGTCATGAATGGAAACTGGTTTGTTGAACATTATAGCTCATTATTTGGACATTTAAATTAatttcctttgtttttatttcatcaGATCCCACGTCCACGGAGACCGCTGATACCGAGAAATTCAAGAAGCACCAAAGAAACCTGAAAACACAATGGAAGACTCCTTCAGTCGCTTCCACTAAAACAGCTGATACCAAGACGGTCAGCGAGGACCaaagtaacctgaaaaaaaaatggaagacccCTTTGGGCGCTTCCACTGAGACCGCTGACACTAAGACGGTCAGCGGGGACCaaagtaacctgaaaaaaaaatggaagacccCTTCGGGCGCTTCCACTGAGACCGCT
This sequence is a window from Rana temporaria chromosome 10, aRanTem1.1, whole genome shotgun sequence. Protein-coding genes within it:
- the LOC120915885 gene encoding uncharacterized protein LOC120915885 yields the protein MSLWKTIAVFCILLALGVEYSHAGPVYARLDVTAGSNVYIPCKVRTDLLSDARSVKLEWGMTPEGGGPYTLILKDDVYDQVKNPQKDYVQCGIMIHSIWYRHIGTYEARLIVDDVPYEPFMVVIVHVTHPTSTETADTEKFKKHQRNLKTQWKTPSVASTKTADTKTVSEDQSNLKKKWKTPLGASTETADTKTVSGDQSNLKKKWKTPSGASTETADTKTVSEDQSNRGPKQCGDTEGDPFSHFN